In the Clostridia bacterium genome, one interval contains:
- the pepE gene encoding dipeptidase PepE, translated as MQIPSSRRLLLISTSTVFGTGYLDHAEPEIFDHLSSVRRVLFVPYALHDCDAYAAKARERFQRMGFELDSLHQAPDALNAVQQAEAIFIGGGNTFRLLKALYDKDLIGAIRARVEHGMPYMGASAGSNVAGPTIRTTNDMPIVEPPSFDALNLIPYQLNPHYIDPDPDSRHMGETREERLLQYLEENDTPVIGLREGAMLRVANGELWLKGLAAARIFRRGQQPEEAQPVAKLSL; from the coding sequence ATGCAGATTCCTTCGTCCAGACGCTTGCTGCTCATCAGCACTTCCACAGTTTTCGGTACGGGATATCTCGATCATGCCGAGCCGGAGATTTTTGATCACCTGTCCTCTGTGCGCCGCGTTCTCTTTGTTCCTTACGCGCTGCACGATTGCGACGCCTATGCAGCAAAGGCTCGCGAACGCTTCCAACGCATGGGCTTTGAGCTTGACTCACTGCACCAAGCGCCTGATGCGCTTAACGCCGTTCAACAGGCAGAAGCTATTTTCATTGGCGGCGGCAATACGTTTCGGCTTCTGAAGGCTCTCTACGATAAGGATCTCATCGGAGCGATACGCGCCCGCGTCGAGCACGGCATGCCGTATATGGGCGCCAGCGCCGGCTCCAACGTTGCCGGTCCGACCATCCGCACAACGAACGATATGCCGATTGTCGAGCCGCCTTCATTCGACGCCCTTAACCTCATCCCTTACCAACTTAATCCGCACTACATCGATCCCGATCCCGATTCGCGTCACATGGGCGAGACCCGCGAAGAACGGCTGCTGCAATACCTGGAGGAGAATGACACGCCCGTGATAGGCCTCCGCGAAGGCGCAATGCTCAGGGTCGCCAACGGCGAACTCTGGCTGAAGGGACTGGCCGCTGCGCGCATCTTCCGCCGCGGACAGCAGCCGGAAGAAGCTCAGCCGGTCGCAAAACTCTCGTTGTAG
- a CDS encoding IgA Peptidase M64, producing MRLDYYHTGNAKAEMFSVDRIVVEPLPWPGDLKRAIDETNLGKYFFEVKDKASGRLLYSRGFASIYGEWETTDEAKTANRTFNESLRFPMPEAPVEIVLKKRDPQNEFMNIWTTVVDPKDMFVDNSKPASPGPLLAIEKNGDSRNKVDFLILGDGYTASQKGKCEKDARRLAEIMFGTEPFKQRRKDFNVWALCPAAAERGISRPSTGVHKRSPAGSSYDAFGSERYVLTTDNHAFRDLASFAPNEFVEILVNNNTYGGGGIFGQYGTVAADSLWAPYVFVHEFGHHFAALADEYYTSDVAMRSPEKLIEPWEPNVTALLNPALLKWKDLVEPGTPLPTPWNKEAFETYSHQVQNTRRQIRKDNRPESEMDALFHKEREDEERMLGAEKYAQKVGAFEGANYEPKGYYRPQTNCIMFTRTEHFCRVCQRAIERVIDLYSR from the coding sequence ATGCGGCTGGACTACTACCACACCGGGAACGCGAAGGCGGAGATGTTCAGCGTGGACCGCATCGTGGTGGAGCCTCTGCCGTGGCCGGGAGATTTGAAGCGCGCGATCGACGAGACCAACCTCGGCAAGTATTTCTTCGAAGTGAAGGACAAGGCAAGCGGACGCCTGCTGTACTCGCGCGGCTTCGCGTCGATCTATGGCGAGTGGGAAACGACGGATGAGGCGAAGACGGCGAACCGCACGTTCAACGAGTCGCTGCGCTTCCCCATGCCTGAGGCTCCGGTCGAAATCGTGCTAAAAAAGCGTGACCCGCAGAATGAGTTCATGAACATCTGGACGACTGTCGTCGATCCCAAGGATATGTTCGTGGACAACTCTAAGCCGGCATCACCGGGGCCGCTGCTTGCGATTGAGAAGAACGGGGACTCCCGCAATAAGGTCGATTTCCTGATCCTCGGCGACGGCTACACGGCATCGCAGAAGGGCAAGTGCGAGAAGGACGCGCGCAGGTTGGCCGAGATCATGTTCGGCACAGAACCCTTCAAGCAGCGCAGGAAGGACTTCAATGTTTGGGCCCTGTGTCCGGCGGCGGCGGAGCGCGGGATTTCTCGACCTTCCACGGGCGTACATAAGCGTTCGCCAGCGGGCTCCAGCTATGACGCGTTTGGCTCTGAGCGCTACGTACTGACGACGGACAATCACGCGTTTCGCGACCTGGCTTCATTCGCTCCAAATGAGTTTGTCGAAATCCTGGTGAACAACAACACGTATGGCGGAGGTGGAATCTTCGGCCAGTATGGGACGGTGGCGGCGGACAGCTTATGGGCGCCGTACGTGTTCGTGCACGAGTTCGGACACCACTTCGCCGCGCTGGCGGACGAGTACTACACCTCCGACGTGGCGATGAGGTCTCCCGAGAAACTGATTGAGCCTTGGGAGCCGAATGTGACGGCGCTGCTGAATCCAGCGTTGCTGAAGTGGAAGGATCTTGTAGAACCAGGCACGCCGTTGCCTACCCCGTGGAACAAGGAAGCATTCGAAACGTATTCGCATCAAGTGCAGAACACGCGACGGCAGATCCGAAAGGACAATCGCCCGGAGAGCGAGATGGACGCGCTCTTCCACAAGGAGCGCGAGGACGAGGAGAGAATGCTTGGCGCAGAGAAGTACGCGCAAAAAGTTGGCGCGTTCGAGGGCGCGAATTACGAGCCCAAGGGCTACTACCGGCCGCAGACGAACTGCATCATGTTCACGCGTACCGAGCATTTCTGCCGCGTTTGCCAGAGGGCGATTGAACGAGTGATCGACCTGTACTCGCGATAG
- a CDS encoding winged helix-turn-helix domain-containing protein: MDRPNPVRFRFGSFEADLSTGELYENAAKIPMQEKPFLLLATLLQGQGSVVTREEISKRLWPNTHVQVDQGLNAAIRKVRFALHDDANAPHFIETLGSRGYRFIHPFEVLRWSSGGPSTSGRGGEIRIAVLPLANTSELEDSVISRLMTELTAQLGRLHPLVQVIASESVPGYWGIQKSIEQIRRELRVEYVLVGNICKAAVGNQVRITTMLLQSGDRSCAWAETYERGPEQVCSSPEEIANHVARSLKNRLLSPAANEARPSKPTFAVYESYLRGRYFWNKRTPRDIAKSIEHFEAAIAQDSECSLAYAGLADAYNSLGVLNVMVPRDAFKRAEAASKRALQLEPNLAEAYVALGLSELALDRDFRAAEAAFARALALDPNYGYGHAAQAYLLLAQSRLEAAIAVMVQAHELDPLSLLINALLAQMYFYARRYDDAVVQSQHTLELDPHFPPARTCMALAYLASGDFSKAVKEAEEAVDAAAGAPMLLGELAHARAVSGDREHARRLVMEICDIHQSAVPSYHIGLTELALGETEEAMRWIERAWDERTQLVLFLNVDPRVEALRGNPRFEKLLHAETEHSKA, encoded by the coding sequence ATGGATCGACCGAACCCAGTCCGATTCCGTTTTGGCTCCTTCGAGGCGGACCTCTCGACAGGAGAACTGTACGAGAACGCTGCGAAGATTCCTATGCAGGAGAAACCTTTTCTCCTGCTCGCAACGTTGCTTCAAGGCCAGGGAAGTGTTGTCACCCGCGAAGAAATATCAAAGCGGCTGTGGCCGAACACCCACGTACAAGTCGACCAGGGACTGAACGCAGCGATTCGCAAAGTGCGCTTCGCGCTGCATGACGACGCAAACGCTCCACATTTCATAGAGACGCTGGGTAGCCGCGGTTATCGCTTCATCCACCCATTCGAAGTGTTGCGCTGGTCCAGCGGGGGGCCGAGTACGTCTGGCAGAGGCGGCGAGATTCGCATCGCCGTGCTGCCGCTCGCAAACACTAGCGAACTGGAAGACTCAGTCATAAGTCGCCTTATGACTGAGCTGACGGCCCAACTTGGACGGTTGCACCCGCTAGTGCAGGTGATCGCTTCGGAGTCTGTGCCAGGCTATTGGGGCATACAAAAATCAATCGAGCAGATTCGGCGTGAGTTGCGAGTTGAGTACGTGCTGGTCGGGAATATTTGCAAGGCCGCTGTTGGCAATCAGGTTCGGATCACAACCATGCTTTTGCAGTCCGGCGACAGGAGTTGCGCCTGGGCGGAAACGTACGAACGTGGACCGGAACAGGTGTGTTCAAGCCCGGAGGAGATTGCAAATCATGTAGCACGGTCGCTAAAGAACAGGCTGCTGTCGCCGGCTGCGAACGAAGCCCGCCCATCCAAACCAACATTTGCGGTATACGAAAGTTACCTGCGAGGGCGCTACTTCTGGAATAAGCGAACGCCGCGCGACATCGCGAAGAGCATAGAGCACTTCGAAGCCGCAATCGCGCAAGACTCCGAGTGCTCTCTTGCGTACGCAGGTTTGGCCGACGCTTACAATTCACTCGGGGTACTGAACGTCATGGTGCCGCGCGATGCTTTCAAAAGGGCGGAGGCGGCAAGCAAACGAGCGTTGCAACTCGAACCGAATCTGGCTGAAGCATATGTCGCACTTGGGCTTTCAGAATTGGCGCTGGATCGCGATTTTCGTGCTGCCGAAGCTGCGTTCGCAAGGGCGCTCGCACTGGACCCCAATTATGGATATGGGCACGCCGCGCAGGCATACCTGCTTCTGGCGCAAAGCAGGCTGGAGGCAGCCATCGCCGTAATGGTGCAGGCTCATGAACTGGACCCGCTGTCGCTGCTGATCAACGCACTGCTGGCACAGATGTATTTCTATGCGCGTCGCTATGATGACGCCGTCGTCCAAAGCCAGCACACGCTTGAATTAGATCCGCACTTCCCCCCAGCCCGGACCTGCATGGCTCTGGCGTACCTGGCATCCGGTGATTTCTCCAAGGCAGTCAAGGAAGCTGAAGAGGCGGTGGATGCGGCCGCTGGCGCACCAATGCTGCTCGGTGAACTCGCTCATGCTCGGGCAGTCAGCGGCGACCGTGAGCACGCTCGCCGGCTCGTGATGGAGATTTGTGACATTCACCAATCAGCGGTTCCTAGCTATCACATCGGGTTAACTGAACTCGCGTTGGGAGAGACGGAGGAGGCCATGCGCTGGATCGAGAGGGCCTGGGACGAGCGCACACAACTGGTCCTGTTCCTAAATGTTGACCCGCGAGTCGAGGCCCTGCGCGGCAACCCGCGATTCGAAAAGCTGCTGCACGCTGAAACAGAGCACTCGAAAGCCTGA
- a CDS encoding ABC transporter ATP-binding protein translates to MLKFSAKNHLFCKRLAVLSRPCWPHLCAIAALSLLSTPLSLLAPLPLKIAVDGVLGHDALPSWLSTILPVSAARHPGTVVVAAGLLLGIAVLVSLQSLAAWLLQTYTGEKLVLDFRSQLLWHAQRLSLGFHDRRGYIDTAYRIQHDAPAVQNILVQGILPMVTAVFSFLAMLYVTTRINWQLAAIALLLSPLLYLLARNSSRKVRTGYDGLKELDSSAMLVLHEALSSVRAVKAFGQEQFEDNLFRRKSRLRMSEQVHLASIQASFHVFIGLTIALGTAAALLVGVKQVQAGRISVGELFMVMAYMAQLYEPLRTISAKIPELQGAIASVQRAFSLLDEVPELGENTSVTTTRPIRGDVSFENVSFQYGENRRVLHDISFYIPAGCRVGIVGPSGSGKSTLINLLTRFYDPACGRIRLDGIDLRNFRIADLRNQFSIVMQEPMLFSTSIAGNIAYARPDASRAQIVDAAKSANADKFISRLPQGYDTQIGDNGLRLSGGERQRIAIARAFLKNAPLLILDEPTSAIDIKTEAAIMDAIDNLVVGRTTFMIAHRLSTVRRCDMILILKEGRLILQTSDFNQVVEQMGSKPPSNDPLLSGFPSGSKLVQ, encoded by the coding sequence GTGCTGAAGTTTTCCGCTAAAAACCATCTGTTCTGCAAGCGTCTCGCAGTTCTCTCGCGCCCATGCTGGCCACACCTGTGCGCGATTGCCGCACTAAGTTTGCTCTCTACGCCATTGTCGCTGCTTGCGCCGTTGCCGCTCAAGATAGCCGTCGACGGAGTCCTTGGTCACGATGCTTTACCGTCCTGGCTTTCGACGATATTGCCCGTTTCCGCCGCCCGCCACCCCGGGACCGTCGTTGTCGCCGCAGGACTGCTCCTAGGGATTGCTGTGCTCGTCAGTTTGCAATCGCTCGCAGCCTGGCTGCTGCAGACCTACACGGGCGAGAAGCTCGTGCTCGATTTCCGCAGTCAACTGCTCTGGCATGCCCAGCGGTTGAGCCTCGGATTCCATGATCGCCGCGGCTACATCGACACCGCATATCGGATCCAGCACGATGCACCCGCCGTGCAGAACATCCTGGTGCAGGGAATCCTTCCGATGGTGACAGCCGTCTTCAGCTTCCTTGCGATGCTCTACGTCACCACTCGCATCAACTGGCAACTGGCCGCAATCGCTCTACTACTTTCGCCGCTGCTCTACCTGCTTGCACGCAACTCCAGCCGAAAGGTCCGTACGGGCTACGACGGCCTTAAAGAACTCGACAGCTCGGCGATGCTGGTTCTGCATGAAGCGCTGTCCTCCGTGCGCGCAGTGAAAGCCTTCGGCCAGGAGCAGTTTGAGGACAACCTGTTTCGCCGCAAGTCGCGCTTGCGAATGTCCGAGCAGGTTCACCTTGCCTCCATTCAGGCGAGCTTCCACGTTTTCATTGGGCTCACAATCGCCCTCGGCACTGCCGCCGCACTCCTGGTTGGAGTGAAGCAGGTGCAGGCCGGACGCATCAGCGTCGGCGAACTCTTTATGGTAATGGCGTACATGGCGCAGCTCTATGAGCCGCTACGTACCATCAGCGCGAAAATCCCGGAATTACAGGGGGCCATCGCAAGTGTGCAGCGCGCCTTCTCGTTGCTTGACGAAGTGCCGGAGCTTGGCGAGAACACGTCCGTAACCACCACTCGGCCCATCCGCGGCGATGTCTCGTTCGAAAACGTTTCGTTCCAGTACGGCGAGAACCGTCGCGTCTTGCACGATATCTCGTTCTATATTCCGGCAGGTTGTCGCGTCGGCATCGTTGGGCCAAGCGGCTCTGGGAAGAGCACCCTCATCAATCTGCTGACGCGTTTCTATGATCCCGCCTGTGGTCGTATACGCCTGGACGGAATTGATTTGCGCAACTTCCGCATCGCCGACCTGCGCAATCAGTTTTCGATTGTTATGCAGGAGCCGATGCTGTTCTCGACCAGCATTGCCGGCAATATCGCCTACGCGCGTCCAGACGCCAGCCGCGCCCAGATAGTAGACGCTGCTAAATCGGCGAACGCTGACAAGTTTATATCCCGCCTGCCCCAGGGTTACGACACGCAGATTGGAGACAACGGGCTGCGTCTCTCGGGGGGCGAACGTCAGCGAATAGCTATCGCGCGCGCTTTCCTGAAAAACGCCCCGTTGCTCATACTCGATGAGCCTACCTCGGCCATTGATATCAAGACGGAAGCCGCGATCATGGACGCTATCGATAATCTTGTTGTCGGGCGCACGACGTTCATGATCGCCCACCGCCTCAGCACCGTGCGTCGATGCGACATGATTCTCATATTGAAGGAAGGCCGCCTGATCCTGCAGACGAGCGACTTCAATCAGGTCGTAGAACAAATGGGTAGCAAGCCTCCGAGCAATGATCCACTGCTCAGTGGCTTTCCTTCCGGCTCGAAACTGGTCCAGTAA
- a CDS encoding HD-GYP domain-containing protein: protein MLTYTRPKVLVINDEPDIRRLIIDIQEDSALSNDEMESLGSAMQRRSLELQAAMRKVDSSYSSTLVALVAALDAREHETAAHSFRVRAYTSHMARLAGYPAALLPQLEQAALLHDIGKFAVPDAILLKPDKLTTEEFALLKEHSVVGEQIVSRIDHFRDSAAIIRHHHERYDGSGYPDRLVCDQIPLGSRIFAFADTLDAMTSDRCYRKALTFAEARSEICECAGTQFDPRLTQLFLRIPDSTLMDLRVSAERECPPRTVQ from the coding sequence ATGCTGACGTATACCCGTCCCAAGGTGTTGGTGATCAATGACGAGCCTGATATTCGCCGCCTCATCATCGATATCCAGGAAGACTCTGCGCTCTCCAATGATGAAATGGAGTCGCTCGGATCTGCCATGCAGCGTCGATCGCTCGAACTGCAAGCTGCGATGCGCAAGGTCGATAGCAGCTACAGCAGCACGCTTGTGGCCCTGGTCGCTGCGCTCGACGCGCGCGAGCATGAAACCGCCGCGCACTCTTTCCGTGTTCGCGCCTACACGTCGCATATGGCACGGCTCGCCGGCTATCCCGCCGCCCTGCTTCCACAACTCGAGCAGGCTGCCCTGTTGCACGACATTGGGAAATTCGCCGTTCCTGACGCCATTCTTCTCAAGCCGGACAAGCTCACGACCGAAGAGTTCGCTCTGCTGAAAGAGCATTCCGTTGTTGGCGAACAGATCGTTTCCCGTATCGATCACTTTCGCGACAGCGCCGCCATCATCCGGCATCATCATGAGCGGTATGACGGTTCCGGATATCCCGATCGTCTGGTATGCGATCAGATTCCTCTCGGTTCTCGCATCTTTGCCTTCGCTGACACGCTTGACGCCATGACTTCCGACCGCTGCTATCGCAAAGCACTTACATTTGCAGAAGCGAGAAGCGAAATTTGCGAGTGCGCCGGCACGCAATTCGATCCGCGGTTGACTCAGCTCTTCCTCCGCATACCGGACTCCACGTTGATGGACCTGCGCGTCTCTGCCGAGCGCGAGTGCCCGCCTCGCACAGTGCAATAG